One stretch of Harmonia axyridis chromosome 1, icHarAxyr1.1, whole genome shotgun sequence DNA includes these proteins:
- the LOC123688712 gene encoding ATP synthase subunit gamma, mitochondrial — MFGIVGTLAPALAQNAQISQQRGMATLKAISIRLKSVKNIQKITQSMKMVSAAKYNRAERELKQARPIGAGASQFYEKAEVTAPTDVPQKLYIAISSDRGLCGAIHSNVAKVIRNELMKDDQNIKIVCVGDKSRALLGRLYGKNIIMAANEIGRLPPTFNDASKLADAVIASGYKFGSGEIIYNRFKSVVSYNTQSLPVFSLNSVQAAPKLSIYDSLDDEVIQSYLEFSLASLIYYALKEGACSEQSSRMTAMDNASKNATEVIDKLTLAFNRTRQAVITRELIEIISGASAL, encoded by the exons atgttcGGCATAGTTGGGACTTTAGCACCAGCTCTAGCTCAAAATGCACAAATATCACAACAGCGGGGTATGGCCACCCTTAAAGCTATTTCTATTCGATTGAAATCTGTTAAAAATATCCAGAAAATCACTCAGTCAATGAAGATGGTGTCAGCTGCTAAGTACAATCGTGCTGAACGTGAATTGAAGCAAGCCAGACCAATTGGTGCAGGTGCATCCCAATTTTATGAGAAGGCTGAAGTGACGGCTCCAACTGATGTACCCCAAAAGTTATACATTGCTATATCATCAGATAGAg gattATGTGGTGCTATACATTCTAATGTAGCCAAAGTTATTCGTAATGAACTTATGAAAGACGACCAGAATATTAAAATAGTCTGTGTTGGGGACAAATCTagagcacttttgggtcgtctctatggcaaaaatattattatggCGGCAAATGAAATTGGTCGTCTGCCTCCCACTTTCAATGATGCTTCGAAATTAGCTGATGCTGTCATTGCATCTGGTTATAAATTTGGTTCTGGAGAGATTATCTACAATCGTTTTAAGTCTGTTGTATCTTATAACACTCAATCATTACCAGTATTCAGCTTGAATTCTGTTCAG GCTGCACCAAAATTATCTATCTACGACTCTTTAGATGATGAGGTTATTCAGAGTTATCTAGAATTTTCACTTGCTTCTCTCATCTACTATGCTCTTAAAGAAGGAGCTTGTAGTGAACAGTCTTCAAGAATGACGGCTATGGATAATGCAAGTAAAAATGCTACTGAAGTCattgataaattgactttaGCCTTCAATCGTACTAGACAAGCTGTTATCACCAGAGaacttattgaaattatttctggAGCTTCTGCCTTGTAG